A segment of the Candidatus Aegiribacteria sp. genome:
CACATGTATGCTCTGCGGACAGTTTCTTTGTGGATGATGATGGTGTTTACAGGTTCGATGGTACTCTGATTTCAGAAGCTCATGCTTCATGCCTCAGGCAATTCGCGAAAATACTCGCGTCAATGGAAGAAAGCGTTGAGAACTCTCCGGAAGTTGTTGTTGTAGACAACACGGCAATAAGGGCGTGGGAGATTTCTCCCTATTACAACCTTGCCCGGGCCTACGGCCACGACGTAAGAATAGTCCATGTTAAATGTGATACTGAAACAGCCCACTCGCGGAACATTCACGGAGTGCCGCTGGAACGCGTGGAGAAAATGAACGACGGCCTCGCGTGCGAAGCGCTCCCTCCATTCTGGACGGTGGAAACTGTTGGAGGATGCAACAACTAGTA
Coding sequences within it:
- a CDS encoding ATP-binding protein, with product MAKIYIMRGLPGAGKSTWAQENHPGAHVCSADSFFVDDDGVYRFDGTLISEAHASCLRQFAKILASMEESVENSPEVVVVDNTAIRAWEISPYYNLARAYGHDVRIVHVKCDTETAHSRNIHGVPLERVEKMNDGLACEALPPFWTVETVGGCNN